The proteins below come from a single Rhizobium tropici CIAT 899 genomic window:
- the mutL gene encoding DNA mismatch repair endonuclease MutL, translating to MAIKQLSETLINQIAAGEVIERPASAAKELIENALDAGATRIEIATAGGGKALLRVTDNGSGMEETDLELAVRRHCTSKISETLEDIRTLGFRGEALPSIGSVAKLSIASRRAGASSGAEIAVAGGKVLHLRPAAANPGTIVEVRDLFFATPARLKFLKTEKAEAAAITEVVKRMAIAFPRVRFVLSGSDRSTLEFPATGDDHLARMAQILGADFKDNAIALDAVREDVSLSGFAGVPTFNRGNSAHQYAFVNGRPVQDKLILSAIRGAYAETIPSGRYPVAVLSLRLDPALVDVNVHPAKSDVRFRDPGLVRGLIVGAVREALAREGDRAATTGADGMLRAFSAGRSGFQSGWRPSPAAAPWTAETSPSRPYERAAAPAGYGFAERPQAAFEGLAMPTARAEVAPPVEAMRAQEPARFPLGAARAQLHENYIVAQTENGLVIVDQHAAHERLVFEAMRKALHSKRLSSQVLLIPEIVDLPEEDCDRLMVFAEELGELGLAIERFGPGAVAVRETPAMLGEVDAQGLVRQLADEIAEWDTASGLAAKLEYVAATMACHGSVRSGRRLRPEEMNALLRQMEATPGSGQCNHGRPTYIELKLTDIERLFGRS from the coding sequence ATGGCCATCAAGCAACTTTCCGAGACCCTGATCAACCAGATCGCCGCCGGCGAAGTCATCGAGCGCCCGGCAAGCGCGGCCAAGGAGCTGATCGAAAATGCGCTCGATGCTGGTGCGACCCGCATCGAGATCGCCACCGCAGGCGGCGGTAAGGCGTTGTTGAGAGTGACCGACAACGGCTCGGGCATGGAAGAGACGGATCTGGAGCTCGCAGTCCGGCGCCACTGTACCTCGAAGATTTCCGAGACGTTGGAAGACATTCGAACCCTCGGCTTTCGCGGCGAGGCCCTGCCCTCCATCGGCTCGGTGGCGAAGCTTTCGATTGCAAGCCGCAGAGCGGGAGCAAGCAGCGGCGCCGAGATCGCCGTTGCCGGCGGCAAGGTTCTGCATCTGCGCCCAGCCGCCGCCAATCCCGGCACGATCGTCGAGGTGCGCGACCTGTTCTTCGCGACGCCCGCGCGTCTCAAATTCCTGAAAACGGAAAAGGCGGAGGCAGCAGCGATCACCGAGGTCGTCAAGCGAATGGCGATCGCCTTTCCGCGCGTGCGCTTCGTGCTATCGGGCAGCGACCGCTCGACGCTGGAATTTCCAGCGACCGGCGACGATCATCTCGCCCGCATGGCGCAGATACTGGGTGCCGATTTCAAGGACAATGCCATCGCGCTCGATGCGGTGCGCGAGGATGTGAGCCTCAGCGGTTTTGCCGGCGTGCCGACCTTCAACCGTGGCAACTCCGCGCATCAGTATGCCTTCGTCAACGGACGGCCGGTGCAGGACAAACTAATCCTGTCGGCGATCCGCGGCGCCTATGCCGAAACCATTCCCTCCGGACGTTATCCTGTCGCCGTCCTTTCCTTGAGGCTCGACCCCGCGCTGGTCGACGTCAACGTGCATCCGGCGAAATCCGATGTGCGCTTCCGCGATCCCGGTCTCGTGCGCGGCCTGATCGTCGGGGCTGTGCGCGAGGCACTGGCGCGCGAGGGCGATCGTGCGGCCACCACCGGCGCGGACGGCATGCTGCGGGCGTTTAGCGCTGGCCGCTCCGGCTTCCAATCGGGTTGGCGCCCCTCGCCGGCAGCGGCTCCTTGGACGGCGGAAACTTCGCCATCTCGTCCTTATGAGCGAGCGGCGGCACCCGCGGGCTACGGATTTGCCGAAAGACCGCAGGCCGCCTTCGAGGGCCTTGCCATGCCCACCGCGCGCGCCGAAGTGGCGCCCCCGGTGGAAGCAATGCGAGCCCAGGAGCCGGCGCGCTTTCCGCTGGGTGCCGCGCGAGCGCAATTGCACGAGAACTACATCGTCGCTCAGACGGAAAACGGGCTCGTCATCGTCGATCAGCACGCCGCCCACGAGCGGCTGGTGTTCGAAGCTATGCGCAAGGCCCTGCATTCGAAGCGGCTGTCCTCGCAGGTGCTGCTCATTCCCGAGATCGTCGACCTGCCAGAAGAGGATTGCGACCGGCTGATGGTGTTTGCCGAAGAGCTCGGCGAACTCGGCCTCGCCATCGAACGGTTCGGGCCGGGCGCAGTCGCCGTCAGGGAAACGCCGGCCATGCTCGGCGAGGTCGACGCACAGGGCCTGGTTCGGCAACTGGCCGACGAGATCGCCGAATGGGATACGGCGTCAGGCCTTGCCGCCAAGCTGGAATATGTGGCCGCGACCATGGCCTGCCACGGCTCGGTACGGTCCGGCCGGCGCCTGCGTCCGGAGGAGATGAATGCACTTTTGCGACAAATGGAGGCGACGCCGGGCTCCGGACAATGCAATCACGGCAGGCCGACCTATATAGAATTGAAGCTCACAGACATCGAGCGGCTGTTCGGGCGCAGCTGA
- a CDS encoding HAD family hydrolase: MTAAKLGAIAGILFDKDGTLLDYDQSWLPVNRELARIAAQDDPILADHLLSACGMDPITGHIVPDSLLAAGNTRQISEGLVAAGSKVDVAELVEKLDALFAHAADFSSPVTDLAAFFQRLHERGYKLGVASSDNERSIRQTARRFGFIDYIDYIAGYDSGFGTKPEPGMVLGFYAATGLSPAQVAVVGDNNHDLHMGRNAGVGLTVGVLTGTGSRETLTAASDYCLNNITELESLLMPVAQSA, from the coding sequence ATGACAGCGGCGAAGCTGGGAGCGATTGCGGGCATTCTTTTCGACAAGGACGGCACGTTGCTCGACTATGATCAGAGCTGGTTGCCGGTCAATCGCGAGCTTGCCAGGATCGCTGCTCAGGACGATCCCATTCTTGCCGATCATCTTCTCTCCGCCTGCGGCATGGATCCGATCACCGGCCACATCGTGCCGGATAGCCTGCTTGCGGCAGGTAACACCCGGCAGATTTCCGAGGGCCTGGTGGCTGCCGGCTCGAAAGTGGATGTCGCGGAGCTGGTGGAAAAACTCGACGCGCTTTTTGCGCATGCGGCCGATTTCTCCTCGCCTGTCACCGATCTCGCTGCCTTTTTCCAGCGCCTGCATGAGCGTGGCTACAAGCTTGGCGTTGCCTCCAGCGACAATGAGCGCTCCATCCGTCAGACCGCGCGCCGCTTCGGCTTCATCGACTATATCGATTACATCGCCGGCTATGATAGCGGCTTCGGCACGAAGCCGGAGCCGGGCATGGTGCTCGGCTTCTACGCGGCGACCGGTCTTTCGCCGGCACAGGTCGCTGTCGTCGGCGACAACAATCACGACCTCCATATGGGGCGCAATGCTGGTGTCGGCCTGACCGTCGGCGTGCTGACAGGCACCGGCTCGCGCGAAACGCTGACGGCCGCATCGGATTATTGCCTCAACAACATTACCGAGCTTGAAAGCCTGCTCATGCCTGTGGCGCAATCGGCCTGA
- the lpxK gene encoding tetraacyldisaccharide 4'-kinase, producing the protein MVSEAPPFWWRKPDWRAWGLSPFSFLYGRIAGHRMVHGKRASVPVPVICVGNFTVGGAGKTPTALALAQAAKAKGLKPGFLSRGYGGSLDVTTVVDPSHHHATAVGDEPLLLAREALTVIARRRADGAERLVREGADLIIMDDGFQSAQIAIDYALVVVDAGRGIGNGHLVPGGPVRAPLRTQLLYASGLLKVGEGTAADRVVRLAARAGKPFFSASVRVRGHEDLRGRKVLAFAGIADPAKFFRTVETLGAEIAVRRSFGDHEHPGEDDVSDMLDIAAREGLEIVTTSKDYVRLIGHHGRADELLQRCRVMEIDMVFDDPQAPALIIDRAIAAARERRLGEKRNSKAA; encoded by the coding sequence ATGGTATCGGAAGCCCCACCTTTCTGGTGGCGAAAGCCGGATTGGCGTGCCTGGGGGCTCTCACCCTTTTCCTTCCTGTATGGCCGTATCGCCGGACATCGCATGGTGCATGGCAAACGGGCCTCCGTGCCAGTGCCGGTCATCTGTGTCGGTAATTTCACGGTCGGCGGTGCCGGCAAGACGCCGACGGCGCTTGCGCTCGCCCAGGCTGCCAAAGCCAAGGGGCTGAAGCCAGGGTTCCTCAGCCGCGGCTATGGCGGCTCGCTCGATGTCACGACGGTCGTCGACCCTTCGCATCATCATGCCACGGCCGTCGGCGATGAGCCGCTGCTGCTTGCCCGCGAGGCGCTGACAGTCATTGCCCGTCGCCGCGCCGATGGTGCGGAAAGGCTCGTGCGCGAAGGGGCTGATCTCATTATCATGGATGACGGCTTCCAGAGCGCGCAGATTGCGATCGACTATGCCCTTGTGGTGGTCGATGCCGGCAGGGGCATCGGCAATGGCCACCTGGTTCCAGGCGGTCCGGTGCGTGCGCCGCTGCGCACGCAGCTCCTCTATGCATCTGGCCTGCTGAAAGTCGGTGAAGGCACCGCCGCCGATCGCGTTGTGCGTCTTGCGGCAAGGGCGGGGAAGCCTTTCTTTTCAGCGAGCGTCAGAGTGCGTGGGCATGAGGATTTGCGCGGACGTAAGGTGCTTGCCTTCGCCGGCATCGCCGATCCCGCCAAGTTCTTCCGCACGGTCGAGACGCTGGGGGCTGAGATCGCCGTCCGGCGCAGCTTCGGAGATCACGAACATCCCGGCGAAGACGACGTCTCCGACATGCTCGACATAGCCGCGCGCGAAGGGCTGGAGATCGTCACCACGTCGAAGGACTACGTGCGCCTGATCGGCCATCATGGCCGCGCCGACGAACTGCTGCAGCGCTGTAGGGTGATGGAGATCGATATGGTCTTTGACGATCCCCAGGCCCCAGCCCTGATTATCGACAGGGCCATTGCAGCCGCACGAGAGCGGCGCTTGGGGGAAAAGCGCAATAGCAAAGCGGCCTAG
- a CDS encoding DUF2093 domain-containing protein: protein MNLFEGHGNREAKIRYLDGDFQILMPGSYVVCAMTGKHIALDELRYWSVARQEPYADVITSLEAEKRAGALPNQKR from the coding sequence ATGAATCTTTTTGAAGGACATGGAAATCGCGAGGCGAAAATTCGCTACCTCGACGGCGATTTCCAGATCCTGATGCCGGGTTCCTATGTCGTCTGCGCCATGACCGGCAAGCATATTGCGCTCGATGAGCTGCGCTATTGGAGTGTTGCCCGGCAGGAGCCCTATGCCGACGTCATCACTTCGCTCGAAGCCGAAAAGCGCGCCGGCGCGCTACCCAACCAGAAGCGCTGA